Below is a genomic region from Isosphaeraceae bacterium EP7.
CTGACTCGCGAGCCAGAATACGGCCCGACGGGTGACCATGGGATGCTCCGGCCCGAGCACCAAGGGAAGGCGCATCCCGGGGTCCGGCGTCGGCCCCGGTGCCTGCCCGCGCGGCCGGAGGCCCTGGCCGCGTCAGGACAGGACCCTCGACGGATGATGATGCGTCTCAGTCGGAACAAGCAAGCGCCCCGCGCGGGCCGCGGCGGCTTCACGCTCATCGAGCTGCTGGTGGTCATCTCGATCATCGCCGTGCTGATCGGCCTGCTTTTGCCCGCGGTGCAAAGCGCCCGCGAGGCCGCCCGCCAGCTCCAGTGCCGCAACAACCTGAAGCAGGTCGGCATCGCCGTGCATAGCTATCTGGCCACGGTGAACGTCTTCCCCAAGGCGGGCTTCGGTGGCTCGCTGGCCAATGACGCGGCGATGAACACCGCGGTCGCCCGGGCCAACCGGATCGTCAGCTGGGGCACCGCGCTGCTGCCCGGCCTGGAGCATGGCCCCCTGTTCAACGCCATCAATCAGGGGGGCTGGTATCTGGAACCGATGAACCTGTCGGCCGCGCAGACGGCGCTCCAGGTCTTCCTGTGCCCGTCGAACCCCGCCGGGTCGGCCATGAAGCCCAACGGCGACAACCAGAGCTCGCCCCTCTTCGGCCGCAATGACTACGCCGGCAACTACGGCGAGCGTGTCCTGCGCTGCTACCCGAAGACCAACTGCCAGAACAACTATGCCGATCAGGGAGACCTCAGCGGGGCAGGCCGGGGCCTGACGCTGCTGGCCGCCAACAAGACCTTGCGCATCCAGGACATCATGGACGGCACGAGCACCACGATCCTCGCGGGCGAGGCCCCCGAGGCCCTGCACGGGCTCTGGGCCGGTCATAAGAACGTGCTCGACCAGAGCGCCCCGATCAACTCGCACTACGGCCGGGGCGCCTCGACTCCCTGGGAATCGTGCCAGGCCCTGACCACCAGCCCGTTGATGGGCCGGATCGGCTGCGACTTCGGCCAGGAGTTCCACAGCCACCATTCCGGCGGGGCAAACTTCGCCTTCGCCGACGGCTCGGTCCGCTTCCTCGCCCAGACGATCAACAACCAGACCTTCGCCGCGCTGCTGTCGCGCCGGGGTAAGGAGATCATCAGCCAGGATTATTGATCCGATCACCCGGCGGGCCGGCGGCGTGGAGGTTGCCGCCCGCCGGCCTTCGGCGGTACGATCGAGCCGAGGAGGCCCATCCCACGATGATCGCCACCGTGAAGCAACTGCTCGCCGGGCTCGGGTCCGGTATCGAGGCCACTCCGGGCGTCTGCGGCGGGCGCCCCCGCGTCGCAGGCACGAGGGTCCCAGTCTGGACGCTCGAACGCTACCGGCGCCTCGGCATGCCCGAGGCCGAGATCCTGGCCAGCTATCCCACCCTGCGCGCCACCGACCTGGTCAACGCCTGGGCCTACGTCGACACGCATGCGGATGAGATCGAGCGTCAGATCGCCGAGGACGAGGGAGAGTCGCGTTGGCCAGGCTCTACGCCGACGAAAATTTCCCCCATGCCGTCGTCGCCTTCCTCCGGACCGACCACGACGTCCTGACCCGTCGCGATGCCGGCCACGCCGGATTCGCCATCCCCGACGATCGCATCCTGGCCCTGGCGCACGCCGAAGGGCGGGCGGTGTTGACGCACAACCGCGTCGACTGCCGCCATCTCCATGAGGCCGGCCTCCCGCACAGCGGTATCATCGCCTGCACGATCGACCGCGACCTTCAGGCGTTGGCCGCAAGGATCAAGGATGCGATCGATGCCGAAGGCGACCTTGCCGGCAAGCTGATCCGGGTCGTCCGACCGCCTGGATAAACGGGCCTCGGAGTCCGTTTGGC
It encodes:
- a CDS encoding DUF1559 domain-containing protein, coding for MRLSRNKQAPRAGRGGFTLIELLVVISIIAVLIGLLLPAVQSAREAARQLQCRNNLKQVGIAVHSYLATVNVFPKAGFGGSLANDAAMNTAVARANRIVSWGTALLPGLEHGPLFNAINQGGWYLEPMNLSAAQTALQVFLCPSNPAGSAMKPNGDNQSSPLFGRNDYAGNYGERVLRCYPKTNCQNNYADQGDLSGAGRGLTLLAANKTLRIQDIMDGTSTTILAGEAPEALHGLWAGHKNVLDQSAPINSHYGRGASTPWESCQALTTSPLMGRIGCDFGQEFHSHHSGGANFAFADGSVRFLAQTINNQTFAALLSRRGKEIISQDY
- a CDS encoding DUF433 domain-containing protein — translated: MIATVKQLLAGLGSGIEATPGVCGGRPRVAGTRVPVWTLERYRRLGMPEAEILASYPTLRATDLVNAWAYVDTHADEIERQIAEDEGESRWPGSTPTKISPMPSSPSSGPTTTS
- a CDS encoding DUF5615 family PIN-like protein, which gives rise to MARLYADENFPHAVVAFLRTDHDVLTRRDAGHAGFAIPDDRILALAHAEGRAVLTHNRVDCRHLHEAGLPHSGIIACTIDRDLQALAARIKDAIDAEGDLAGKLIRVVRPPG